In Holophagaceae bacterium, one DNA window encodes the following:
- the folE gene encoding GTP cyclohydrolase I FolE produces the protein MPLHESQAEAAIRSLLESFGLDPDAPELAATPRRVAEFWAERTAGYEVDLALELQALPGSLAPVPVILARIPFVSTCEHHLAPFQGLATVGYVPGVGGTVGLSKLVRVVQAFAWRLQVQERMTRQIFDALKTHLCPAAWGVKVVAEHTCMSHRGVKTPEVPVTTMLMGGAWQGNPPVEFQ, from the coding sequence ATGCCTCTCCACGAATCCCAAGCCGAAGCCGCTATCCGCTCCCTGCTGGAAAGTTTCGGCCTGGATCCGGACGCGCCGGAACTGGCGGCCACGCCCCGGCGGGTGGCGGAGTTTTGGGCGGAGCGCACCGCGGGCTACGAAGTTGACCTGGCTTTGGAGCTGCAGGCGCTGCCCGGATCCCTGGCGCCGGTGCCCGTGATCCTGGCGCGCATCCCCTTCGTCTCCACCTGCGAGCACCACCTGGCGCCGTTCCAGGGCCTCGCGACGGTGGGGTATGTGCCCGGCGTGGGCGGCACCGTGGGCCTGAGCAAGCTCGTGCGCGTGGTGCAGGCCTTCGCCTGGCGCCTGCAGGTGCAGGAGCGCATGACGCGGCAGATCTTCGATGCGCTGAAAACCCACCTCTGCCCCGCGGCCTGGGGCGTGAAGGTGGTGGCCGAGCACACCTGCATGAGCCACCGCGGCGTCAAGACCCCCGAAGTCCCCGTGACGACGATGCTGATGGGCGGCGCCTGGCAGGGCAATCCGCCGGTGGAATTCCAGTAG
- the creC gene encoding two-component system sensor histidine kinase CreC, with translation MRLSYRIFLGFFLLVGLATYFVLRIFMQEVRPGVRQGMEVALVETANLLSEVAAPELKAGTLDRGHFAEAVRRASERTFRARIWDVDLRKAGLRVHVMDGKGMVVFDSERLDQGLDFSRWNDVRRTLRGEYGARSTRSDPADAASSVMHVAAPILDEGRIIGVLSVATPTASVVPFAQRSQQRVLRASLLIMAVALLLGLGLAFALTRSVERLRDYAMEVSRGRRAVLPKLSGGELSDLGKALETMREKLEGRQYVERYVHTLTHELKSPLSAIHGAAELLQEDMPEADRQRFLSNIREQEERLQRLIQRMLDLASVEQRQSLEHPARISVSALVDGVLESLHPRLALRNLKADADIPADAFILGESFLLEQALTNLLDNALEFSETGGVLRLSLESSSGFHTLLIRDSGPGIPDYALEKIFDPFYSLPRPDSGKKSTGLGLSFVRQVAELHGGSVRVGNVEGGCEARLRLHKA, from the coding sequence ATGAGACTCAGCTACCGCATCTTCCTCGGCTTCTTCCTGCTGGTGGGGCTTGCCACCTACTTCGTGCTGCGCATCTTCATGCAGGAGGTCCGGCCCGGCGTGCGGCAGGGCATGGAGGTGGCGCTGGTGGAAACCGCCAACCTGCTTTCGGAAGTGGCCGCGCCGGAGCTGAAGGCTGGAACCCTGGACCGGGGCCACTTCGCGGAAGCCGTGCGCCGCGCTTCGGAGCGCACCTTCCGGGCGCGCATCTGGGACGTGGACCTGCGGAAGGCGGGGCTCCGCGTCCATGTGATGGATGGCAAGGGCATGGTGGTGTTCGATTCCGAGCGGCTCGACCAGGGGCTGGATTTCTCGAGGTGGAACGACGTCCGCCGCACCCTGCGGGGCGAGTACGGGGCCCGGAGCACCCGGAGCGATCCCGCCGACGCGGCCAGCTCGGTCATGCACGTGGCGGCACCCATCCTGGACGAGGGCCGGATCATCGGCGTCCTGAGCGTGGCCACGCCCACCGCCAGCGTGGTTCCCTTCGCCCAGCGCAGCCAGCAGCGGGTGCTGCGGGCCAGCCTGCTCATCATGGCGGTGGCGCTGCTGCTGGGCCTGGGGCTCGCCTTCGCCCTGACCCGTTCGGTGGAGAGGCTCCGGGACTACGCCATGGAGGTGTCCCGGGGCCGCCGGGCCGTCCTGCCGAAGCTGAGCGGGGGCGAGCTTTCGGACCTGGGCAAGGCCCTGGAGACCATGCGCGAAAAGCTCGAGGGCCGGCAGTACGTGGAGCGATACGTCCATACCCTGACCCACGAGCTGAAGAGCCCGCTCTCGGCCATCCATGGCGCGGCGGAACTGCTCCAGGAGGACATGCCCGAGGCGGACCGGCAGCGCTTTTTATCGAACATCCGCGAGCAGGAGGAACGGCTCCAGCGCCTGATCCAGCGCATGCTGGACCTAGCCTCCGTGGAGCAGCGACAGAGCCTGGAACATCCCGCGCGGATTTCGGTGTCGGCGCTCGTGGACGGCGTGCTGGAATCTCTGCATCCTCGCCTGGCCCTGCGAAACCTGAAAGCGGATGCGGATATCCCAGCCGATGCCTTCATCCTTGGAGAATCCTTTCTGCTGGAACAGGCGCTCACCAATCTGCTGGACAACGCCCTGGAATTCTCAGAAACCGGTGGCGTCCTTCGCCTCTCCTTGGAGTCTTCTAGTGGATTCCATACGCTGCTCATCCGCGATTCGGGGCCTGGAATTCCCGACTATGCGCTGGAGAAGATCTTCGATCCGTTCTATTCCCTGCCCCGCCCGGATAGCGGCAAGAAAAGCACCGGCCTAGGCTTGAGCTTCGTGCGCCAGGTGGCGGAATTGCACGGCGGCAGCGTCCGCGTGGGCAATGTGGAAGGCGGCTGCGAGGCGAGGCTGAGGCTGCATAAAGCGTGA
- the creD gene encoding cell envelope integrity protein CreD — translation MRWNLFLKAFAVMAIALVLVIPLTMIYGQVEDRHRRQMEVEANVAGSSAGPQQIIGPLVVVDYSIRLEKQRKDEKTGLVVTYVEDEARQRIFVPKELAIKGDAKVEERNRGLYKAQLYHLDSKLSGRFAIPADMGLGAEWKAARGARAHLVLGISDLRGIRNRPVLQWNAHPLEFEPGDLATLSHGIQVAFPEAAALEGREFSFEIPLELTGTKRFSVAPVAERTEMSLRSDWPDPSFGGRFLPLSHQVGPGGFEARWQVSSLARNLPKILEGGKERFTEEAFEVAFIRPVNLYLQSERAVKYGFLFVGLTFAAFLMFELLKRLRIHPMQYLLVGLGLAMFFLLLISLAEHIGFLNAYLAASSACILLLGFYLEHVLQNRLRGWGFAGALALLYGVLYGLLISEDNALIMGSLLLFCALAAVMLATRKLDWYGISQKGEVAGSE, via the coding sequence ATGCGCTGGAACCTGTTCTTGAAAGCTTTCGCGGTGATGGCCATCGCGCTGGTGCTGGTGATCCCGCTCACCATGATCTACGGCCAAGTGGAGGACCGGCACAGGCGCCAGATGGAGGTGGAGGCCAACGTGGCCGGCAGTTCCGCGGGACCCCAGCAGATCATCGGCCCTCTGGTGGTGGTGGACTATTCCATCCGCCTGGAGAAACAGCGCAAGGACGAGAAGACGGGCCTCGTCGTGACCTACGTCGAGGATGAAGCCCGGCAGCGGATCTTCGTCCCAAAGGAGCTGGCCATCAAGGGGGACGCGAAGGTGGAGGAGCGCAACCGCGGCCTTTACAAGGCCCAGCTCTACCACCTGGATTCCAAGCTCTCGGGCCGTTTCGCCATTCCTGCGGACATGGGCCTGGGCGCGGAATGGAAGGCGGCCCGGGGCGCCAGGGCGCACCTGGTCCTGGGCATCTCGGACCTGCGCGGAATCCGCAACCGGCCCGTGCTCCAGTGGAATGCGCACCCTCTCGAATTCGAGCCGGGGGACCTGGCCACCCTGTCCCACGGCATCCAGGTGGCCTTCCCGGAGGCCGCTGCCCTGGAGGGCCGGGAATTCAGCTTTGAAATTCCGCTGGAGCTCACGGGCACCAAGCGATTTTCCGTGGCGCCGGTGGCGGAGCGCACGGAGATGTCGCTGCGGTCGGACTGGCCGGATCCAAGCTTCGGCGGGCGCTTCCTGCCCCTGTCCCATCAGGTCGGACCCGGCGGATTCGAAGCCCGCTGGCAGGTGTCCAGCCTCGCCCGGAACCTACCGAAAATCCTCGAAGGAGGCAAGGAGCGCTTCACCGAAGAAGCCTTTGAAGTCGCCTTCATCCGGCCCGTGAACCTCTACCTGCAATCCGAGCGGGCGGTGAAGTACGGCTTCCTGTTCGTGGGGCTCACCTTCGCGGCCTTCCTGATGTTCGAGCTGCTCAAGCGCCTCCGCATCCACCCCATGCAGTACCTGCTGGTGGGGCTGGGGCTGGCCATGTTCTTCCTGCTGCTCATCAGCCTGGCGGAGCACATCGGGTTCCTGAACGCCTACCTCGCCGCCAGTTCCGCCTGCATCCTGCTGCTGGGCTTCTACCTCGAACATGTGCTGCAAAACCGCCTCCGCGGCTGGGGCTTCGCCGGGGCGCTGGCCCTGCTCTACGGCGTGCTCTACGGCCTGCTGATTTCCGAGGACAATGCCTTGATCATGGGTTCGCTGCTGCTCTTCT
- a CDS encoding phosphoribosylformylglycinamidine cyclo-ligase, giving the protein MSDTKGNSNEVPGVTYAASGVDINRQDEALRRIKSHVKATKTPGVLSDLGLFGGLFAAKFEEARPILVSSMDGVGTKMKVARLANVWDTVGQDLVNHCINDILVQGARPLFFLDYVAAQKLEPEIIEQIVKGMAEACKATGCALIGGEMAEMPGVYEAGEVDVAGTIVGLVDESDLLPRLGQMFEGDALIALPSSGLHTNGYSLARKVLFEVEKRTVDSLLPATGKTVGASLLAVHRCYLDQLLPFVKAKRIRGMAHITGGGLTDNLPRVLPKHLDAEIDTNSWEIPGLFRHLIEASKMPIEDARRSFNLGVGMVLIAGETEAQKLVIELRNGGEQAWILGRLAKGGGKVVYR; this is encoded by the coding sequence ATGAGCGACACCAAAGGCAATTCCAACGAAGTTCCAGGAGTCACCTATGCCGCGTCCGGCGTGGACATCAACCGCCAGGACGAGGCGTTGCGCCGCATCAAGTCCCATGTGAAGGCGACGAAAACGCCCGGCGTGCTGAGCGATCTGGGGTTGTTCGGCGGGCTGTTCGCGGCGAAGTTCGAGGAGGCCCGGCCCATCCTGGTGAGCTCCATGGATGGCGTGGGCACCAAGATGAAAGTCGCGCGGCTGGCGAACGTCTGGGACACGGTGGGCCAGGATCTGGTGAACCACTGCATCAACGACATCCTGGTGCAGGGCGCGCGGCCGCTGTTCTTCCTGGACTACGTCGCGGCGCAGAAACTCGAGCCGGAGATCATCGAGCAGATCGTCAAGGGCATGGCGGAAGCCTGCAAGGCCACGGGCTGCGCGCTCATCGGCGGCGAGATGGCGGAGATGCCGGGCGTCTACGAGGCCGGCGAAGTGGACGTGGCGGGCACCATCGTGGGCCTGGTGGATGAATCGGATCTGCTGCCCCGGCTCGGCCAGATGTTCGAAGGCGACGCGCTCATCGCCCTGCCCTCCAGCGGCCTGCACACCAACGGCTATTCCCTGGCGCGCAAGGTGCTGTTCGAGGTTGAAAAACGCACCGTGGATTCCCTGCTTCCAGCCACGGGAAAAACCGTCGGCGCCTCCCTGCTGGCGGTGCACCGCTGCTACCTGGACCAGCTCCTGCCCTTCGTGAAGGCCAAACGCATCCGCGGCATGGCCCACATCACCGGCGGCGGCCTGACGGACAACCTGCCCCGCGTCCTGCCCAAGCACCTGGATGCGGAGATCGACACAAATAGCTGGGAGATTCCTGGCTTATTCCGCCACCTCATCGAGGCGTCGAAAATGCCCATCGAAGACGCCCGGCGCAGCTTCAACCTGGGCGTGGGCATGGTGCTCATCGCCGGCGAGACCGAAGCCCAGAAGCTGGTGATCGAACTGCGGAACGGCGGCGAGCAGGCCTGGATCCTGGGCCGGCTGGCAAAAGGCGGCGGCAAGGTGGTCTATCGTTGA
- a CDS encoding integron integrase, with the protein METPEPQPPRLLEQLRESLRIRHYSLRTEKAYFDWARRYILFHGKRHPRDMGAPEVQAFLTHLAVERQVSASTQNQAKAALVFLYRHVLDLDLPWLVEVIHAQRHPRLPVVLTPSEVRVLLDQLEGTMALVAQLLYGTGMRLMEGLRLRVKDVEFERREIVVRDGKGGKDRVTMLPDRLVEPLRAHLEKVRLLHESDLAEGFGEVFLPDALAEKFKIAPRAWGWQWVFPSSLRSVDPRSGAVRRHHLQPESVQKAIRLAARSGEIVKPVTPHVLRHSFATHLLAAGHDIRTVQELLGHKEVETTMIYTHVLNRGGKGVPSPLDQICETPLPYQCQREPRFGNGEPGSPGSQELPGLPFASMVHPMWRDTLFPDAHEPVCVPG; encoded by the coding sequence ATGGAGACCCCTGAGCCGCAACCGCCAAGGCTCCTGGAGCAATTGCGGGAAAGCCTTCGCATCCGGCATTACAGCCTTCGGACTGAAAAAGCCTATTTCGACTGGGCGCGGCGCTACATCCTCTTCCACGGCAAGCGGCACCCCAGGGACATGGGGGCGCCGGAAGTGCAGGCCTTCCTGACCCACCTGGCGGTGGAACGGCAGGTGTCGGCTTCCACGCAGAACCAGGCCAAGGCCGCCCTGGTCTTCTTGTATCGGCATGTGTTGGACCTGGATCTGCCCTGGCTCGTCGAAGTCATCCATGCCCAGCGCCATCCGCGGCTGCCGGTGGTGCTCACGCCGAGCGAAGTGCGGGTGCTGCTGGACCAGCTGGAGGGCACCATGGCCCTGGTGGCGCAGCTGCTCTATGGAACGGGGATGCGGCTGATGGAGGGCCTGCGCCTGCGGGTGAAGGACGTGGAATTCGAGCGCCGGGAGATCGTCGTGCGGGACGGCAAGGGCGGCAAGGACCGCGTCACCATGCTGCCGGACCGCCTGGTGGAGCCGCTTCGGGCGCATCTCGAAAAAGTCCGCCTCCTGCACGAGAGCGACCTGGCGGAAGGCTTCGGCGAAGTCTTTCTGCCGGACGCGCTGGCGGAAAAATTCAAGATCGCGCCCCGGGCCTGGGGTTGGCAGTGGGTCTTCCCATCGAGCCTCCGCTCCGTGGACCCGCGCTCAGGGGCCGTCCGCCGCCACCACCTGCAGCCTGAAAGCGTGCAGAAAGCCATCCGGCTGGCCGCGCGCAGCGGCGAGATCGTCAAGCCCGTCACCCCGCACGTGCTGCGGCACTCCTTTGCCACGCACCTGCTCGCGGCGGGCCACGACATCCGCACGGTCCAGGAGCTGCTGGGGCACAAGGAGGTCGAAACCACCATGATTTATACCCATGTGCTGAACCGCGGCGGCAAGGGCGTGCCGAGCCCGCTGGACCAGATCTGCGAAACGCCGCTGCCCTACCAATGCCAACGGGAGCCCCGCTTCGGAAACGGTGAGCCCGGATCTCCCGGATCCCAGGAATTGCCTGGGCTCCCCTTCGCATCGATGGTGCATCCGATGTGGAGAGACACCCTCTTTCCAGATGCGCACGAACCCGTTTGCGTTCCCGGTTGA
- the creB gene encoding two-component system response regulator CreB, with translation MMEPNILIVEDEPSIADTIAYALSTEGFRPSRTGLGEAALALVLKGSFKLVILDVGLPDISGFEVCRRLRTFSDLPVIMLTARSEEVDRIVGLEIGADDYVVKPFSPRELVARVRVILRRLDRAHPQASSTAFRVDEARHRIEFRGLALDLTRYEFRLLKTLLAHPEQVFTRSQLLERVWPEAEESGDRTVDTHIKTLRAKLRTVDAEADPIQTHRGLGYSIGRM, from the coding sequence GTGATGGAACCCAACATCCTGATCGTCGAGGACGAGCCCTCCATCGCGGACACCATCGCCTACGCCCTGAGCACCGAAGGGTTCCGGCCGAGCCGCACGGGTCTGGGGGAAGCGGCCCTGGCGCTGGTTCTGAAGGGCTCCTTCAAGCTGGTGATCCTGGATGTGGGGCTGCCGGACATCTCCGGATTCGAAGTCTGCCGCCGCCTGCGGACCTTCTCGGACCTGCCGGTGATCATGCTCACGGCGCGCTCCGAGGAAGTGGACCGCATCGTGGGTCTGGAGATCGGCGCCGACGACTACGTGGTGAAACCCTTCAGCCCCCGGGAGCTGGTGGCCCGGGTGCGCGTGATCCTGAGGCGGCTGGACCGCGCCCATCCGCAGGCTTCCTCCACGGCCTTCCGGGTGGACGAGGCCAGGCACCGCATCGAGTTCCGCGGCCTGGCCCTGGACCTCACGCGCTACGAATTCCGGCTGCTGAAGACGCTGCTGGCGCACCCGGAGCAGGTGTTCACGCGGAGCCAGCTCCTGGAGCGGGTCTGGCCCGAAGCCGAGGAGAGCGGGGACCGCACCGTGGACACCCACATCAAGACCCTGCGGGCGAAGCTGCGCACCGTGGACGCCGAAGCCGACCCAATCCAGACGCACCGGGGGCTGGGGTACAGCATTGGCAGGATGTGA